The Desulfovibrio psychrotolerans nucleotide sequence ATGACCCGCTCCGCCGGAGCCATATACCTTGCCCTGAACGCCCTTGCCGCCATGCTGCGCACGCTGGGGGTTCTGGCCTGGACCCGCGCCACCCTGCACGCCGCGCCCGCCGCCGGAATATCCGCCGAGACGGATGCCAGCCCAGCCACGGCAACGGCACACCCCGCCGGGGACAGCACCAGCCAGAATACGGGCCGGAACACGGACCGCACCACGCCGCAAAAGATCCTTGCCGCGTTCCGCAACCGGTTCTGGCGCATCGTCACCATAACCGTTCCCATCTACCTGCTCATGTACGCCCTGAACCAGACCGGGGTGTTCGAAAATCTGCGCGACATGGCCGCACACTGGGTCGTCACCGGCCTGCTGCCCGTAGAGGCTGTCAGCGTGGTGGTCTTTGCCGTGGCGGCAGAATTCACATCCGGCATTGCAGCGGCAGGCGCATTGCTGGACGCAGGCTCCCTGACCACCCAGCAGGCAGTGCTGGCCCTTGTTCTGGGAACCATAGTGGCCACACCCATACGTGCCATCCGGCACCAGTTGCCCGCGCACGCAGGGGTTTTTACCCCCCGTCTGGGCCTTGTCATGCTGCTGCAAAGCCAGTTTCTGCGCGTTGCCAGCCTGCTGCTGGTCACGGCAGGCTATGTCGCACTGGCCTGAGCAGATTCCCAAAGGCTCTCCTTGATCTCCTTGATCTCCTTGACCGCCCCTTCACGCTGGCCTATTGTGCGCCTGTTCAGGTGCCCCCCCGGGGCCTAACAGGGAATCCCGTGCAAAACGGGAGCGGACCCGCCGCCGTAAGTCCCCCGCAAGCCGTTTCCCCCGCGCGCCACTGGATACAAGTCCGGGAAGGCCGGAAACGGTGGGACAAGCCGGAAGACCTGCCTGAGCATTCGGTGCGGCCCTGCCTGCGTACGCCACGTTCGTTCTCCACAGGGCCGGAGGCATCTTCCGCATGCACGGGGCTACTGCTGTGCGGAAATCCGGGACGGATAAATACGGTATCCTTCCATGCCCTATCGCATGGAAGGTTTTTTTGTTCCCCGTCCCCTCACTGCCCCAAAGACATCTTTGGAGGTTTTTTTCATGCGTTGTTCCATTGCCACGCGCCGTTTTGCCGCGCTTGCCACTGCCCTGCTTCTCGCCGTTCTGCTCACGCTGCCCGCCGCTGCCGGACACGGCAACGCCCCGCAAACGCGCAAGGGCATTCTGCTGGTAGCCTTTGGCACCACCGTGCCCGAGGCGCGCGTTGCGCTTGATAACATTGAAGAAGAAACCCGCAAGGCGTTTCCCGATACAGAAATCCGCTGGGCCTACTCCGCCAAGCAGGTGCGCCGCACCGTGCAGGAGGAAGAAGGCAAGGAAAAGCTCTCTCCCGCCTCCGCCCTTGCCCGCATGGGGGACGAAGGCTTCACCCACGTGGCAGTTCAGTCGCTGCACACCATTCCCGGTGAAGAGTTCCACGCCCTGCAAAAGACCGTTGCCGCTTTCCGCAACATGCCCAAGGGCACCCGCAAGGTCGTGCTCGGCATGCCGCTGCTCTGCACCCATGAGGATATGGAACGCGCAGCAGCCGCACTGGTTTCCACCTTCCCGGAACAGCGCAAACCCGGCGAAGCCATTGTGCTCATGGGGCACGGCACCCACCACCCGGCAAACATCTACTACCCCGGCATGCAGCACTACCTTTCCAAGGTGGACCTCAACACGTTTGTGGGCACCGTGGAGGGCGCGCCGGAACTGGATGACGTGATTGCCACGCTTAAGGCACGCAAGCTCAAGACCGTGTGGCTCATGCCGCTCATGGCGGTGGCGGGCGACCATGCCCGCAACGATATGGCAGGACCGGAAGAAGATAGCTGGAAGAGCGTGCTGGAAAAGCAGGGCTTCACCGTTCATACCGTCCTGCGTGGCACCGGGGAGTATGACGCCGTTGCCGCCCTGTGGGTGGACCACCTGAAGGACGCCTTCGGCGCGCTGGACGAAGAGTAAGAATAAGCCCGTCCCGTCCACGGACAAGGAACTTGCAATATGGCCGACACCACGGAACACACATCCGCACGACATACGGAGCGTGCCCGCCGCTTCCGGCGCACAGCCCTGTGCGCACTGGCGGCGTGCCTTGTCTCCGTGGTGTCGGCCTGTCTTTTCGGGCCCATGGACATTGCCGTGCGCGATGTGCTGACGGTGCTGGTCGTACGGCTTGCCGACCTTTTTTCCCTGAGTGCGGCAGCAGAGCCCGCCTCCCCCACCGTGAGCCTTGTGGTGTGGGATATACGGCTCGGGCGCATTGTGCTTTCCCTGTTGGTGGGCGCCTCGCTCGCCGTGACGGGCACCGTGTTTCAGGGTATTCTGCGCAACCCGCTGGCAGACCCCTTCACCCTTGGCGTATCCAGCGGCGCTGCCTTCGGAGCCTCGCTTGCCATTCTGCTGGGCTTTACGGGCGCGCTGCCGCTGCTTCCCGCCGTGGGTTTTCTGCCTGCCGCCGCCCTTGGCGGCGCGTTGCTGGCCCTGTTCGCGGTCATTATTCTGGGCCGTTCCGGGGGCAGGCTGCGGCGGGAAACGCTGGTACTGGCGGGCGTGGTGGTGGCCACCTTTCTTGCAGCCCTCATCTCGCTGGTCAAGTCGCTGGATGAAGACTCCGTGGCCTCCATCGTCTTCTGGATAATGGGCAGCATGCAAGGGCGTGGCTGGAACGAATGCGGCCTCATGCTGCCGTGGCTGGTCCCCGGCCTGCTGCTCATCTGGCGTTACTCACGCGAACTGGATATTCTGGCCCTGGGCGACACGCAGGCGCGTCAGCTGGGCATGAACGCCGATACGGTGCGCCTGCGCCTGCTCATCGGCGCGAGCATGCTCACAGCCGCAGCCGTTGCTGTTTCCGGTGTCATAGGCTTTGTGGGGCTGGTAGTGCCCCACCTTATGCGCATGCTGCAAGGAGGAGAGCACCGCCCCCTGCTGGTCAGCAGCGGGCTTTCCGGCGGGCTGCTGCTCCTGTGGTCCGATGTGGCTGCCCGCACCATCCTGCCGCAGGGCGCAGAACTGCCCGTGGGCGTGGTCACCGCGCTTCTTGGCGGCCCCTTCTTCTGCCTGCTGCTGAGGCGGCGCGCTGCGGGGGATGCCGTATGATCACCCTGCACAACGCAGTCTGCGGCTACGCCGGCATTCCCGTTCTTTCCGGGGTGAGCCTTTCCGTTCAACCCGGCGAAATGGTGGGGCTGCTCGGCCCTAACGGGAGCGGAAAAACCACCCTGCTGCTCACCTTATCCGGGGTACTGCCGCCTCTTGCGGGCGAAATGCGCATCCACGGCAACGACTGCGCCGCCATGCCGCCTGCCGTGCGCGCCCGGCATCTGGCCTCTGTGCCGCAACGCATGGGCGAGCCGCCGGACATGGAAGCCTTCTCGCTGGTACTCATGGGCCGTTACCCCCACATTTCCTTCCTTGGCGGCTACACAGAACAGGACCGGCGCATCGCCCTTGCCGCCATGGAAGAAACAGGCACCGCGCACCTGGCGCACCGTTCCGCCTGCACCCTTTCCGGCGGTGAATTCCAGCGGGTGCTCATTGCCCGCGCTCTGGCCCAGCAGACAGAATGCCTGCTGCTGGATGAGGCGACATCCGGCCTCGACATAGCCCGCAAGGTGGAAATCTTTGACCTGCTGCGTCAGCGTACCGGCCATGACATGCATAACAATGGTAATGGCCAAACCTTGCATGACCGCCAGAACGGGCATGCTGACCGCGACGGGCAGACCAAGCAACGGGTGGCCGTTATCGCCGCCATCCACGACCTGAACCTCGCCGCACTTTACTGCCACAGGCTCGTGCTGCTCAAAAACGGGCGCGTGGTCCGCGACGGCGGCGTGAACGAGGTATTCACGCAGGCCATTCTTTCCGAGGTGTATGAAACCCGCATTCATATTGTGCCGCACCCTGTCACCGGTGCGCCGCAGGCGTGCCTTGTCCCCGGACGGACCGGAAAGGCGGGCCTGCCCGTTGCTGCCGATATGGCCGACGCAACCGACACGCAGAATGCCGCCCGCAGCCTTGACCCCGCCCCCGTGCCAATGGCGGCAGGCACAGGAGGCAAGACGCATGCCTAGCCGCGCAGACCGTGTTCCGTGCCAACGTCTGTCTGCCGCGGAGTGTTTCCGGTGGCGTTTCCCGTGGCTTTTTCGGGTGGGCATCCCGCTGCCAGCCGTATTGTCAGGCCTGCTGTCCGTGCGGATTTCCGTGCGGATTTCCGTGCGGATTTCCGTGCTGCTGCCTGTTCTGCTGCCTGTGCTGCTGTCCGTGGTATTGTCCGGCCTGCTGAACGGCCTGTCGGTGTTGCCCGCCGGAGCGGAGACAACCGCCCCGGTTGCCGGACATAGCCCGCTTGACAGTACCTCCGGCAACCCCAGCAACCCCAACAACGCCAGCAATGAAGGTCGCGACAATATCGGTGAAACACCCCGCACAGCCCCTGACCGCAGCCCTGACCAGCATGCTGCTCCCCATGCGCCGGATTCGGCTGCTCCTGCACAAGGGGCAAGTCCGGTCTCCATTATCGATGACACGGGGCGCACCATCACCCTGCCCGCTCCTGCGCGACGCATCATCGCCCTGTACGGCGGCTTTAACGAAATTCTCATCCACATGGGACTGCACGACCGCATCATTGCCCGCACCAAGGCGGACACCCATCCGCCCTTTCTTGCGGCACTGCCTTCCATAGGTACCCACATGCGCCCCAACGCGGAACTGGTGGCGGGTCTTGCGCCGGACTGCATCCTGCAACTGGGGGGGCGCAGACAGGCCACGGAAATGCAGCAGATTCTGGAACGGCTGGGTTTTCCCGTGGCCTTTTTCCAGCCAGCCACCTTTGGGGAACTGTTCCATGTGATTGAACGTCTGGGCGTACTGACCGGCTCGCCTGACCGCGCAGACGCGCTGGTGAGCCACATGCAGGGCAGGCTGGACGCGGTGACGCAGGCCCTTGCGCATGTTCCGGCAACGGCTCCTACGGTCTTTTTCGAGGTCCGCTACCCCAATCTGCTGGGGGCGGGAGCGGAATCCATTGTTAACGATATCATCCTGCACGCGGGCGGCACAAACGTGCTGACCATGGGCCCCAAGCTTATCCGGCTGAACGAGGAAGAACTTGTGCGCCTTAACCCGGAAGCCTACCTTGTGCAGGTTGGCCCCATGAACCCCTCGCCTGTGCCTCCGGCGCAACGCGATCACTTTCGGACACTGCGTGCCGTAACGGCAGGCCGGGTTCTTACCGTTGATGAGCAGGTCTATTCGCGCCCCGGGCCCAGAACCGTGCTCGCCGTGGAAGAACTCGCGCGATTCCTGCACCCGCACGCCTTTGACAACACAACCGCTTCCGCCCGCATAGCCGGGCAGGAAGGAGAATGATATGTGCAGCCATGAACCAACACCCCCGCCTGCGGGGCACACTCCCGGAACCCTTTACGGCATAGGCGTGGGACCGGGCGACCCGGACCTCATCACCCTTAAGGCCACACGCATACTCGGTACGGTGGATGTGGTCTTTGCCGCCGCCTCCACCAAGAACGACTATTCCACGGCCCACGGCATTGCCGCACCGCACATGCGTCCCGGAGCCCGCACCGTCACGCTGGGCTTTCCCATGACGCGCGACAGGGCAGCCCTTACCGCCGCATGGCAGGCCAACGCCCAAACCGTGGCCGATGAACTGGATGGCGGCCGCAGCGGTGCCTTTCTCACCTTGGGCGACCCGCTCATCTATTCCACCTTCGGCTACCTTATGCGCACCCTTGCGGCCATGCGGCCCGATATTCCCGTAGAGGTGGTGCCGGGCATAACATCCTATCAGGCTTCTGCCGCGCGCACCCGTACAGTGCTGTGCGAATCGGAAGAAAACCTGCTGCTGCTTTCGGGTGTGGGCAGTGCGGAATCGCTGCGCGACATGCTGCGGCAGGCAGACAACAGTGTCATTCTTAAGGCCTACAAAAACTTTCCGGAAATCCGCCGCGTACTGGGCGAGGCAGGCAAGAACGGTGAGACGGTCTTTGTCTCGCGGCTGGGCATGGAAGGCGAACACATTGTGCGCAATATTGCCGAGGCACCGGAAAAGCCGCACTACTTTACGCACCTGCTTATTCCCAAGGAACCGCGCGACTGACCGAGATTTCGCATCCGGAAACACCGCCGGACGAATTTGCACGGGTCTGAATCGGTCTGAACGGGCCTGAACAGGTCTGAACTGGTCTGGCGGGTCTGGCGGGTCTGCACGGCCTTGCATGCACCGTGCTGCGGAAAAATTCTTCACCGCCCGCAACAAAAACGCCGGAGCCTTCTCTTTCCGAGGAAGCTCCGGCGTTGAAATAATCTTTCCGCGCCTGTTCCGGAAAATCCGGCGGCAGGGAACACCCGCTACGCCAGACTGCGTTCCCGCACCTTGTAATGCCGCACGGTCTCTTCCGGCACAATGCCGTACTTTTCATCCTCCGGGTACAGCTTGGCCACACCTATATCGTCTCCGGCAAAGACCGCCACAGCCTCCAGCGACTTCCAGTAGGTGATGAGCACAATTTCCACCATGCCCTTTCTGCCTCCGGCGTCTTCGCTCCGGCAGTCCCTGTCCATTATCTGAAAACCCATGTATCCGCTGGATGCCTTTATCTCGCGCACCCCCGTCTGGTACAGATAGTCGAGAAACCCCTCACGGTTCTCCTCCGGACACAGACATCTCCATTCGCGTGCGTACATTGCTATCCCTTCATCTCCGCCACGGCTGGCGGATAGTGCTTTGCGCCGTAAGACTCCCGGCTCTCCGGCCGGTCTCCGCCAGCATTCCTCCCGGACACATCCGGCGCGGCGGCGCCCACTGCCCGCACCGTGCACCCCGTTGGAAACACACAGGGCAGGCCCGCGTCAAGAGCGGCGATCCCATTTCGCTGAAAAAACACCCGTTCAGCGGGAAAAGCCTATGCCTTTTCCCTTCCCTTGCCCACCTTCACAAAGCCGCCGTGGCGAAACTCGTCAAAGGCCAGACGCAGTTCCTCGTCCGTATTCATGACAATGGGCCCCCGCCATGCCACAGGCTCGTTGAGGGGCGCGCCGGAAACCAGCAGAAACCGCAAAGCCTCATTTTCCGCACGCAGGGAAACGGCATCTCCATCGTCAAAAAGCACAAGGGTTTTGTCGGAGACGGCTGCGGCTTCCGGCCCGCCCTCTTCCGTTGCCACAACGCCGCTGCCGCCGATAACATAGACAAACACCGTATGCCCGCGCACGGTGGCATGTTCAAACGTCACCCCGGCGGGCACCTGCACGTCCAGATACTCCGGGCTTATGACCACATCCTGCACGGGACCGCGCACCTGCCCCACGCCGGGGCGTACATCCTGCACCGTTCCGGCAATAACCTTGACGCGCACCCCGTCCGTCAGATGAGCTTCGGGAATCTCCGCCGCCGTCACGCCACGGTATCGCGGGTCCATCATCTTCTGCGCCGCAGGCAGGTTTGCCCAGAGCTGAAAACCGTGCATGGCCCCCTTCGCATCGCCCTTGGGCATTTCCTGATGCACAATGCCGCTGCCCGCCGTCATCCACTGCACATCGCCGGAAGAGATGACGCCCGTGTTACCCAGACTGTCACCGTGTTCCACATCGCCGCGCAACACATAGGTAATGGTTTCTATGCCCCGGTGCGGATGCCACGGAAATCCGGCCACAAAATCTTCCGGCCTGTCGGAACGGAAGTCGTCCAGCAGCAGGAAGGGGTCAAACATGGGGGCCTCGTAATAGCCGAATATTCTGCGCAGACGCACGCCCGCCCCTTCGGTGACGGGCTCGCCCCGCAGTATCTCGCGGATGGGACGATACATGAAAAACTCCTGTAAGATGAGTGGTGGCAGACGGCCCGCATACAGTCTGCAGACAGCCCGCAGACTTCCGGCAGGGCAGTATCCGCCTGTAATTTCCTCACGGCCAAAGGCAACATTTTCAACCTGAACCCGCTGCCGCACGTTATTCCTGCCAGCGTACACGCATCTGCCGCCGAATGACCAGCACGAAACCATTATTTTCCGGTTCGGCTCTTCATGGCTCTTTCCGCAGGTGACGGCACTCACACGCCGCAGCAGAAACCGGAAGCAAGCCGCACATCCACCCGGTCGCCGGGGGTAATGCCGTTGTGCACGCCATATGCCGTGAGCACATGGCCGCGCACATCCAGCGTATAGCGTATGTAGTGCCCGCCAAAGGTTACCCCGCGCACAATGGCCGCCCCCTGCGGATTATGGACAAGGCACAGCGATTCCGGGCGCACGTACACCGCCTCCCCGTTCTGCGGTGCTTCCATGCCCAGCAGGGAACACAATTCGGCATCCAGCGTGTTCACGGGGCCCAGAAACCGCGCCGCTTCACGCGTGGCAGGGGCGTGGTACACCTCGCCCGGCGTGGCGTACTGCACCAGCCTGCCCTCCAGCATAATGCCTATGCGGTCTGACATGGCAAAGGCTTCTTCAAGGTCGTGGGTCACGCTCACCGTGGTGACCCCAAAGGTTTTCTGCGTATGGCGGATGAATTCCGCCGTCTCCATCTTCAGGTTGCGGTCCAGATTGGCGAACGGTTCATCCAGCAGAAGGAGGGTGGGGTTCACCACCATGGCGCGGGCAATGGCCACCCGCTGCCGCTGCCCTGCGGAAAGCTGAACGGGATAGGCAGCCGCCTTGTCAGCAAGATGAAACATATCCAGCATGTCGCGCACGCGTTCATCCACCGCACGCCTGCCCATTCTGCGGGCACGCAGCGCAAAGGCCACGTTCTCGTACACGCTGAGGTTAGGAAACAGCAGATAATCCTGAAAGACCATGATCACGGGATGGCTCAGCGAAGGCTCCACCGCGTAGCGCACCGTGCCCGCGTCCGCCGTTTCCAGTCCGGCGAGGATGCGCAGCAGCGTGGTCTTGCCCACGCCGGAAGGACCCACCAGCGAAACAATCTCTCCGGATTCCACGGCAAAGGCGATATCGCGCAGCACGGTTCCGCCTTCATATTCCTTGCACAAACCCTCTACCGCAACAGCCATTCCACACCGTCCAGATACCGTTCTATGGTTGCTAACGTGTGCGCATGGGTGAGCGCGCGCCCTGCCTGCCCGTTTTTTACGCTATGCCCGCTTTCTATGCTATGCCCGCTTTGCTCTGGCCGCGTGTATTCATACCACGCCATATAGCACCACGAAAGCCCCCGCAGCAGAATGGTGCGCTCCAGCACCCGGGTCTGCGCATCCAGCATATCCCATGGCGGAACCGCAGCCCCTGCCGCGTACAGGGCATGGCAATACTCCCGCAGAAACCCGGCCCGCGCCTGCGCATCGAACACATAATCCGTTTTCCACAGCGTGGTGGTAGCTGCAAGAAAGTGCCCCAGATCCTGATGGCGGCATGAGAGCACGGCCTTTTCCCAATCAACCAGCGCGGCCCTTTGGTCACTTATCAGAAAGTTCCCGGAATTCACTTCCGTGTTCACAATACACAGCGGTTCTCCGGCGAAGAGGGGGCGTGTGTCCTCACCCATGCGCGCCACCTCATCCCGGTAGCGCAAAAGCCGCGCCAGCACCTCTTTTCGCGGATGGTCGGAAAAACGGGCCAGCATGCCTTCACATTCACGCACAATGTCGCCCACGGGGTCTGCCTGCACCACCAATCCGCAGGGGGCTGCATGGTCGTGCAGCCCCGGAATCTTGTGCGTCTCTTCGCCACAGGGAACAGGCAGGCTGTGCACCGCCGCGAAAATGCGCGCCGCCCTGCCCGCATCACGCGTGTAGTCCAGCGGTGCGCCGGGTATGTACTCCATAAGCAGCACCCCGCCGGGCAGGGCTGGCTCCACCGCCTGCGGGTGCGGGTCCACACCGTAGGGCAGCGGGGTTACACCGGAGGCACCCACAAGCTCCAGCACCCTGTGTTCGTAGGCTATCTGGCTTTCTCCCAGCCCGAGCTGGCTGCCGTGGTTAATGCGGAACACCCGCAGCCCCTGCCCGGTTTCCACCAGCCAGTTCTCATTGTACTCCCCCGCTGCCAGAAACGAAACCCCGCCGGGAAAACGCATCCATCCCGCGTGCAGGCAGTAGTTGCGTATGGCTTCCTGCCGGGCTTCATCCATGCTGCGTCCTCCACGTAGTTGTTGCAAAGCATCCTCCGGCAACTCGTTCCACGGCGGTTCGCTGCCGGGTGCGGGCAGTGTGCCGTCTCAATGCACGCACGCAGACGGGCATGCAGAAACGCAACGCAGCACCACAGCCTGACGATCTGCCGGCAAAGGCGTGATTCTACGGAAAAGCACAGCTATCCACAAGCGACCGGCGCAGGAAGACGGGTTGGCGGATAGGCGATTTTGATGTATATACTGACCTTTCGGGTTTGCCCCGCACCCCATAACCATAACAGCGCAGGACGCCGCATGACGGAAGCAGACAGAACCGCCATCCGCCGCAAGATTCAGGACGAGATGGAACGGCTCAGGCCGGAAATTGAACGCCTCAGGGAAGTCACCCGCCCCGTTGCCCCCGACGACTCCATAGGGAGACTGTCGCGCATGGACAACATAGTGAATATAGGCGTGAACAAGGCCGCACTGGGCAAGGCTGCGGCCCGTCTGGCAGGGTTGGAATACGCGCTCACGCAATTAGACTCACCGGATTTCGGCACCTGCGCCGAATGCGGCACCAGCATACCCCTTGCCCGCCTGCTTGCCATGCCGGAATCGGACCTATGCGTGCGTTGCGCCGAATAGAAGCCGCTTGCCCCCAGAGAAATACATGCCCCCGCCCGCGTTGCTCTGCCTACCCATCAGCATTGCCAATCGATCCATGCCGATGATATAGAT carries:
- a CDS encoding nucleoside recognition domain-containing protein, which translates into the protein MRKKRGATSLLLPVLLCGLALWVIFRHDPALLAWSKAWPELLRPLTRMLAFLGVGLVAGLAVEGMGWSAWLAAAVRPLMRFGRLRDASGAAFATAFFSGTAANAMLMNAWRDGRLGEREMRLSYLVNTGLPVFLLHLPTTFFVVVPMTRSAGAIYLALNALAAMLRTLGVLAWTRATLHAAPAAGISAETDASPATATAHPAGDSTSQNTGRNTDRTTPQKILAAFRNRFWRIVTITVPIYLLMYALNQTGVFENLRDMAAHWVVTGLLPVEAVSVVVFAVAAEFTSGIAAAGALLDAGSLTTQQAVLALVLGTIVATPIRAIRHQLPAHAGVFTPRLGLVMLLQSQFLRVASLLLVTAGYVALA
- a CDS encoding sirohydrochlorin cobaltochelatase encodes the protein MRCSIATRRFAALATALLLAVLLTLPAAAGHGNAPQTRKGILLVAFGTTVPEARVALDNIEEETRKAFPDTEIRWAYSAKQVRRTVQEEEGKEKLSPASALARMGDEGFTHVAVQSLHTIPGEEFHALQKTVAAFRNMPKGTRKVVLGMPLLCTHEDMERAAAALVSTFPEQRKPGEAIVLMGHGTHHPANIYYPGMQHYLSKVDLNTFVGTVEGAPELDDVIATLKARKLKTVWLMPLMAVAGDHARNDMAGPEEDSWKSVLEKQGFTVHTVLRGTGEYDAVAALWVDHLKDAFGALDEE
- a CDS encoding FecCD family ABC transporter permease, coding for MADTTEHTSARHTERARRFRRTALCALAACLVSVVSACLFGPMDIAVRDVLTVLVVRLADLFSLSAAAEPASPTVSLVVWDIRLGRIVLSLLVGASLAVTGTVFQGILRNPLADPFTLGVSSGAAFGASLAILLGFTGALPLLPAVGFLPAAALGGALLALFAVIILGRSGGRLRRETLVLAGVVVATFLAALISLVKSLDEDSVASIVFWIMGSMQGRGWNECGLMLPWLVPGLLLIWRYSRELDILALGDTQARQLGMNADTVRLRLLIGASMLTAAAVAVSGVIGFVGLVVPHLMRMLQGGEHRPLLVSSGLSGGLLLLWSDVAARTILPQGAELPVGVVTALLGGPFFCLLLRRRAAGDAV
- a CDS encoding ABC transporter ATP-binding protein codes for the protein MITLHNAVCGYAGIPVLSGVSLSVQPGEMVGLLGPNGSGKTTLLLTLSGVLPPLAGEMRIHGNDCAAMPPAVRARHLASVPQRMGEPPDMEAFSLVLMGRYPHISFLGGYTEQDRRIALAAMEETGTAHLAHRSACTLSGGEFQRVLIARALAQQTECLLLDEATSGLDIARKVEIFDLLRQRTGHDMHNNGNGQTLHDRQNGHADRDGQTKQRVAVIAAIHDLNLAALYCHRLVLLKNGRVVRDGGVNEVFTQAILSEVYETRIHIVPHPVTGAPQACLVPGRTGKAGLPVAADMADATDTQNAARSLDPAPVPMAAGTGGKTHA
- a CDS encoding ABC transporter substrate-binding protein, with translation MRISVLLPVLLPVLLSVVLSGLLNGLSVLPAGAETTAPVAGHSPLDSTSGNPSNPNNASNEGRDNIGETPRTAPDRSPDQHAAPHAPDSAAPAQGASPVSIIDDTGRTITLPAPARRIIALYGGFNEILIHMGLHDRIIARTKADTHPPFLAALPSIGTHMRPNAELVAGLAPDCILQLGGRRQATEMQQILERLGFPVAFFQPATFGELFHVIERLGVLTGSPDRADALVSHMQGRLDAVTQALAHVPATAPTVFFEVRYPNLLGAGAESIVNDIILHAGGTNVLTMGPKLIRLNEEELVRLNPEAYLVQVGPMNPSPVPPAQRDHFRTLRAVTAGRVLTVDEQVYSRPGPRTVLAVEELARFLHPHAFDNTTASARIAGQEGE
- the cobI gene encoding precorrin-2 C(20)-methyltransferase, with protein sequence MCSHEPTPPPAGHTPGTLYGIGVGPGDPDLITLKATRILGTVDVVFAAASTKNDYSTAHGIAAPHMRPGARTVTLGFPMTRDRAALTAAWQANAQTVADELDGGRSGAFLTLGDPLIYSTFGYLMRTLAAMRPDIPVEVVPGITSYQASAARTRTVLCESEENLLLLSGVGSAESLRDMLRQADNSVILKAYKNFPEIRRVLGEAGKNGETVFVSRLGMEGEHIVRNIAEAPEKPHYFTHLLIPKEPRD
- a CDS encoding antibiotic biosynthesis monooxygenase family protein, with product MYAREWRCLCPEENREGFLDYLYQTGVREIKASSGYMGFQIMDRDCRSEDAGGRKGMVEIVLITYWKSLEAVAVFAGDDIGVAKLYPEDEKYGIVPEETVRHYKVRERSLA
- a CDS encoding pirin family protein translates to MYRPIREILRGEPVTEGAGVRLRRIFGYYEAPMFDPFLLLDDFRSDRPEDFVAGFPWHPHRGIETITYVLRGDVEHGDSLGNTGVISSGDVQWMTAGSGIVHQEMPKGDAKGAMHGFQLWANLPAAQKMMDPRYRGVTAAEIPEAHLTDGVRVKVIAGTVQDVRPGVGQVRGPVQDVVISPEYLDVQVPAGVTFEHATVRGHTVFVYVIGGSGVVATEEGGPEAAAVSDKTLVLFDDGDAVSLRAENEALRFLLVSGAPLNEPVAWRGPIVMNTDEELRLAFDEFRHGGFVKVGKGREKA
- a CDS encoding ABC transporter ATP-binding protein, producing MAVAVEGLCKEYEGGTVLRDIAFAVESGEIVSLVGPSGVGKTTLLRILAGLETADAGTVRYAVEPSLSHPVIMVFQDYLLFPNLSVYENVAFALRARRMGRRAVDERVRDMLDMFHLADKAAAYPVQLSAGQRQRVAIARAMVVNPTLLLLDEPFANLDRNLKMETAEFIRHTQKTFGVTTVSVTHDLEEAFAMSDRIGIMLEGRLVQYATPGEVYHAPATREAARFLGPVNTLDAELCSLLGMEAPQNGEAVYVRPESLCLVHNPQGAAIVRGVTFGGHYIRYTLDVRGHVLTAYGVHNGITPGDRVDVRLASGFCCGV
- a CDS encoding aminoglycoside phosphotransferase family protein produces the protein MDEARQEAIRNYCLHAGWMRFPGGVSFLAAGEYNENWLVETGQGLRVFRINHGSQLGLGESQIAYEHRVLELVGASGVTPLPYGVDPHPQAVEPALPGGVLLMEYIPGAPLDYTRDAGRAARIFAAVHSLPVPCGEETHKIPGLHDHAAPCGLVVQADPVGDIVRECEGMLARFSDHPRKEVLARLLRYRDEVARMGEDTRPLFAGEPLCIVNTEVNSGNFLISDQRAALVDWEKAVLSCRHQDLGHFLAATTTLWKTDYVFDAQARAGFLREYCHALYAAGAAVPPWDMLDAQTRVLERTILLRGLSWCYMAWYEYTRPEQSGHSIESGHSVKNGQAGRALTHAHTLATIERYLDGVEWLLR
- a CDS encoding TraR/DksA family transcriptional regulator encodes the protein MTEADRTAIRRKIQDEMERLRPEIERLREVTRPVAPDDSIGRLSRMDNIVNIGVNKAALGKAAARLAGLEYALTQLDSPDFGTCAECGTSIPLARLLAMPESDLCVRCAE